One Aspergillus oryzae RIB40 DNA, chromosome 2 genomic window carries:
- a CDS encoding uncharacterized protein (predicted protein) — MSEVLVITCPSGKQCSLLIPLLYNKGKFHLRLAAHSEASAQKLKAQYPDADVVTTDLQSLSDCRKLLHGATAINAVLPSLHSHEKEIGFNLIDATVAESRREGNVIKHFVFSSVLGTQHRNLLQHDLKSYVEERLFLMMGTDELKSS, encoded by the exons CCCTCCTCATCCCTCTCCTCTACAACAAGGGCAAATTCCACCTCCGTCTCGCCGCACACTCTGAAGCCTCGGCTCAAAAGCTCAAGGCTCAGTACCCAGACGCCGACGTCGTAACAACAGACCTCCAGTCCCTATCTGACTGCCGCAAGCTCCTCCACGGCGCAACGGCCATCAACGCCGTCCTGCCAAGTCTACACTCTCacgagaaagaaatcggTTTCAATCTGATCGATGCGACCGTTGCTGAGTCCCGGCGTGAGGGAAATGTAATTAAGCATTTCGTTTTCTCGAGCGTTCTTGGGACACAGCATCGGAATTTGCTGCAGCATGATTTGAAGAGTTATGTTGAGGAACGACTGTTTTTGA TGATGGGTACTGACGAATTGAAAAGTTCCTAG
- a CDS encoding uncharacterized protein (predicted protein): MPISETEIIQIIEKRIGKKIELKTPSFETGVNKLIRALYGGEEKGDGELGLGLASEGDLRGDLVRDTVEHLILFYNRRGLKGSPNVLRWLLGREPTSVVQALELPCLLQDSCM, translated from the exons ATGCCCATCTCCGAGACGGAGATTATTCAAATCATTGAGAAGCGCAttgggaagaagatcgagcTGAAGACGCCTTCTTTTGAGACTGGCGTTAATAAGCTTATTAGGGCTTTGTATggtggggaggagaagggggatGGGGAGTTGGGGCTTGGGCTGGCGAGTGAGGGTGATTTACGGGGTGATCTTGTTCGGGATACGGTTGAGCATttgattttgttttataATCGGCGTGGGTTGAAGGGAAGTCCGAATGTTTTGAGGTGGCTGTTGGGGAGGGAGCCGACTTCTGTTGTGCA AGCCTTAGAGTTACCGTGTTTACTACAAGATAGCTGCATGTAG